A portion of the Brachionichthys hirsutus isolate HB-005 chromosome 6, CSIRO-AGI_Bhir_v1, whole genome shotgun sequence genome contains these proteins:
- the tlx2 gene encoding T-cell leukemia homeobox protein 2: protein MEHTGIEEVNQTHQQQHEPISFGIDQILNSSDQSSGCMLPNRTGDPDYALASNVYSNGYNSVYNPACSMAAAAAAGLAGSYNVNMNMNVSMNMNVNVNSGGGGGGAGGVIRVPAHRPMPPPPVAAAPHPPSSAHPPGIGPGIPSVPGMGMGNATNFTFPWMESSRRFAKDRLTGEQAEECRVGEPTGGPGPAGSLCPLPKGDISRVPVWSTVETLAKCYYPEFAHLRDGSGLLADYPFPKGACPAALSPFSVTRRIGHPYQNRTPPKRKKPRTSFSRVQICELEKRFHRQKYLASAERATLAKALKMTDAQVKTWFQNRRTKWRRQTAEEREAERQQANRLMLQLQQEAFQKTLSQPLQPDPLCLHNSSLYALQNLQPWAEENKVTSVTSVASVA from the exons ATGGAGCACACGGGGATCGAGGAGGTGAACCAGacgcaccagcagcagcacgaaCCAATCAGCTTCGGGATCGACCAGATCCTCAACAGCTCGGATCAGTCCAGCGGCTGCATGCTGCCCAACCGGACCGGCGACCCGGATTACGCGCTGGCCTCCAACGTCTACAGCAACGGGTACAACAGCGTCTACAACCCGGCCTGCtccatggcggcggcggcggcggccgggcTGGCCGGCTCCTACAACGTCAACATGAACATGAACGTCAGCATGAACATGAACGTTAACGTGAActcgggcggcggcggcggcggcgccggcggggTGATCCGGGTGCCGGCGCACAGGCCCATGCCGCCTCCGCCCGTCGCCGCCGCGCCGCATCCGCCCTCTTCGGCTCACCCGCCCGGCATCGGACCCGGTATCCCCTCGGTGCCCGGGATGGGGATGGGAAACGCGACAAACTTCACCTTCCCGTGGATGGAGAGCAGCAGGAGGTTCGCCAAGGACAGATTAACAG GGGAGCAGGCCGAAGAATGCCGAGTGGGAGAGCCGACGGGGGGGCCGGGTCCCGCCGGGTCCCTCTGTCCTCTCCCCAAGGGAGACATCAGCAGGGTCCCCGTCTGGAGCACTGTGGAGACATTAGCCAAATGCTATTACCCAGAGTTCGCTCACCTGCGAGACGGCAGTGGCCTTCTAGCAGACTATCCTTTCCCAAAGGGGGCTTGCCCAG CCGCCCTCTCACCCTTTTCCGTGACCCGACGTATCGGCCACCCTTACCAGAACCGGACGCCGCCCAAGAGGAAAAAGCCTCGCACCTCCTTCAGCCGCGTGCAGATCTGCGAGCTGGAGAAACGCTTCCATCGACAGAAGTACCTGGCGTCGGCGGAGCGCGCCACCTTGGCGAAGGCCCTGAAGATGACGGACGCACAAGTCAAGACCTGGTTTCAGAACAGACGAACAAAATGGCG GAGACAGACtgcggaggagagggaggccgAGAGGCAGCAGGCCAACcggctgatgctgcagcttcagcaggaAGCCTTCCAGAAGACGCTGAGCCAGCCTCTGCAGCCGGACCCGCTCTGCCTGCACAACTCCTCCCTGTACGccctgcagaacctgcagcCCTGGGCAGAGGAAAATAAGGTGACCTCCGTCACCTCCGTGGCTTCTGTAGCGTGA